The Hevea brasiliensis isolate MT/VB/25A 57/8 chromosome 1, ASM3005281v1, whole genome shotgun sequence DNA segment GATCAGTAATAAGCTCAAGGAGAACTACCCAAAACTGAAAACGTCTGACATGAGAGACGCCCCGCGCCCCCAACCATTTCATACTCTGGTGTAAAATAGACGACAAAAGTGCCCTGCATTGTTGGAGAACTGGAACTGCTGGGAAAACCATCAGCTTTCAAACGTTTAGCCATACCAAGATCAGTAATCTGCACATTTGTAGCTCACATAGATTGTAAATGTGTATGAATTGAGCAAGTAAATGTGTGATAGCATCTCGTACATCAATCTTACGTTACTTATTTCAAATTGTTACTTCCCCATAATCTCACATATAGTGGGAGGTAGTTTGATAGAACCAAATTCACTGTAAGCATAATTTTCATCATTCTATTTGGAATCAATATTCATAAcagataccaccaaaacattaaGATCCTTACTTTTGCTCTCCAGTTTTCATCCAGGAGGATATTTGTGGATTTGACATCTCTGTGCAAAATCCTTGGAGCAGCCGCATCATGAAGATATTCTAAGCCCCTCACAGCTCCTACTGCAATTGTACACAAGTTTCCCATTTCATATTTTCTCCCAAATCTCCATCCAAACAATCCCTCAAGTTACCATTAGGCATGTATTCAAAGACCAGCAACGTCTCAGAATGCTTCCCTTGGAATTCCAAGCAGTGGCCAAGCAAGGGCACAACATACAGTGATAGTCTTGATAACGCTTCAACCTTAGCAACAAAATAATGCGCTaaattatgaatggaaaattgttgAGTACACAGTTATCTCATTTTGTTTCAAGACACCAATGGACTAAGAATTCATTCCTTAACCAACATATGAAAAGCAATGGAGAGATGGAGTACCTCTTTTGAAACAACAGAGTTGGCATCAAGCCCTCCCTGAGCTTTAAGCAGCTTAATTGCTACAAAAGCATGCAGCAGGCAGGTCTCTTTCATGACAGGGCAAGGCCCCCCTGGCAAGTTCACTCAACTTTagtttatctacatttctttgcAGAAGAAAAAGGAGAAAAATTGTTGGTTATCAAAAGCAAAGAAATGGAGAGATTTTTTGGGGAAGAAAAACCACAATACATTCTTCCATTCGCAAGCTTTTATACATAcacaaaatatattttttaacagtAGTTAACAACCACTCTCCGCTAATACTCTTAAACAGCTCCTGACTTTAAGCTCTATCACTCATTTCTAACTTAAAGCCTTATATATTAATAAACTAAGGAGCATTCTCCTTAATTTCTGCTGCATATTACAAAACATAAGTAACCAAAATATCAAAGCAACAAGCTAGAGTGACAGCAAAAATGTCATATCTCTCAACACTCTTCCTTGGCATTTTTACGGGAAACACTGAGCATTTTCTGAGTGATTCAAAGTTCCCTTTGGACAGAGACTTGATCATAGCATCAGCAACCTGCTCATCAGACTTACAATGTATCAGATCAAATTCTACTTCTTTTACTGCTTCCCTGACAAAATGACATTTAATCTTTATATGCTTAGTTTTCCCATGAAACACTGGATTTTTAGATATAGCTACAACAAATTTATTATCGCAAGAAATCTCAATAGCTTCTTTCTTGGGTCAGCTTCAAATCAACCAGAACCTTTCTGATCCATATCGCTTGATTAATGGCAGTAGCAGCAGCAATACATTCATACTCTGCTGTTGATTGAGCTACTGTATCCTGCTTCTTAAAGTTCCAGCCGAAGAATTTCTGGTTTGGACTTAAAAAATGTAGAATTTCTTGCTCTACTTTATGAGTTGCTTGCTAATGGAAATTTGGAAGATTGAATCaagggaaagagaaagaaagaatatGGAAAAGGTCCAAATCTTTTAGAGATGGATTGCCTGCACCATGATTGTGAAGTTCCTGTGGTGCATTGTGATTTGTAGCCCAACTACATTCTTTTGAATGAAGACATGACTGCCAAGGTGGGAAATTTAAGTCTAGCTAGCTTGCTGACAGAGAAAATGTGTGATTAAATTACTCTAGTTAGCTCAACCCATGTCCTGAAGGGGTTCATAGGATAAATACCTCCAGGTGAGTACCTTGATAACAGTGTCTAGGAATTTTCCCTGCTTCAATTTACTGCAGAGATATATAGCTTCATATCTAGCTCATTCACTCATAATTTCATTTAAACACTTGAAGAACATTATTGACACCAATGGATATGGTATTACTGTATCTGTAGAGTATGATGTAAGGGTGAAACCACCAATAGATGGAGATACATACGCCTTGGAGTGATGTTGCTAGACTTATTCACTGGCAAAAGCCCTATAGATGAAAGTTTCATGAATCTACATGTATGGAAATTCAACCATAGTGCAGTTAACTTGTTCTAAGCTATTTGAAGTTAGATTTGGTATTTGATTGCTTGATCCATTCAAGTAGAGAAAACACATTAAACCatttaaattcattaaataaTACTTTTTTTTACAAAGGAGAATGTGCCTATATAATTTGGGGCCTTTTTCGCGCCTTGTCCATCTTACTAGGTGGACAGTGGAATCTCTTGCAAAGAGGTTTCGGTTGACGTGTTTTGGAATCCCATCCTCTCACACAAATAAAACCTGCAACCAACATAAACTTCAGCAACTGAGTTCTATTCTAAGGCATACATCATTAGTGGTTTTGAATAAGTTGTTTCATACCTCTCCagaaattttcttgaatttctgTTATTGAAGAAAttcctgttaaaaaaaaaaaaaaaaaaaagaagtcatCTTTGTCATTTATATGTGACTGTtaaatattgtattttattttgcagAATAGTAATTTACCTCTAAATATTGCTGATGGTGATGTCCCAATATATACTGTCCTCCTCTTAAGGTACCATATTGAACTCCTAGGAACAATAATGGGGTTGTAGCTAGTTTCATGATCTGCAAATACCTGCCAAAAAGATTGCAAATATGTTAACTTGATATCCAGATTAGAACCAGAAAAAGAGTAGGGTTGTCTTGGTTAGGAGCCCTAAGAGCTTATGAAGAGACCCAAGATCAATAAGCAAGCAATTTTAATATTTCTAAAGAGAGGGATTCACCTGGAAAAGTTTGTCGTAAATGAATTCAAACACTTGTTCATAAGTTTTTTATCCAATTTAGCATTGACATGCTATCTACAACTAGGCCGATGTCTAACTACATCTTGCTAATTGAAAGACTCTAAAATGGAAAACAACCAACAACAAAGCTAAAGAAAAACACAGGACAATAAGGACATCAAAACTGCATCTAAAAGTAACCACATAAACAAAACAAAATCCAATCTGAAACTAGTAATTTTCATACACAGTTGTGTAAAATGGATATCTTCCCCTGTTTAAATACACTTACCTCATTAACTTGAAAGTATGTGCCATTGAGTGGAAATCTTCCTCTCATTGCTGTTCTGCAAGGTATCTGTTGATGTATTACTTTTATAGTTAGTTTGTTTAGGGATGGTTGCAATGTTAATGACTATGACCACACTTGAAAAGATATGCACAAAGAATAGTTTCACTCACCAGAATTGTTCCTCGAACTATTTCATCTTTATCTTCCAGAATACTTTGACAATAAAAGCATGTCAGATCATTACAAATTTCTGGCCCCTGAGAACTGCATCTTTTCTTAGGTGGTTCACAGGAATCTGGAGTTTCACCTGACACAAAGAATTACTCAAAACAATTTTATCAGTTTAAGGAATCAAGAAAACTAAAAGATGCTATTGAAGCttaatcttcttcttttttccccTTTCAAAAAAACAAAAATGTTCTGAATATTTTTCCATAGTCTCTGGTTGGATTGCTTAAATAAATAGAACAATTTGAAATTCAATTTTTTGTTCTATGTTTTACCTGCTCTCCATATAGCAAGAAGGAAAGGCAAGGAATCATCACATTCTCGCTTCTCTAGCTGTCAGTTAAACAGTATAATCAAATATCAGGTTTTTATCACTTGAATATAAACACAAGTCACTGCTAAATTGGATAAGGAGAGATATCTTACCCCTCTCAGAAGTTCATGATTATCTGGAATTTCGTAGctacataagaaaaaaaaaatcaattaaaatataattatcaagTGTTTCTTGTTATTTCATCAATTGTCATATAGTATTTAGTTACATGGTTAGCTAGTGAAAATCTAATGCCTTTCCTTCACCAAATTCTCTCACTTCTTGTCAACTAAGTTCTTTGGATTTGACATTTTTACCACTTGCATTCCTATTTACAACACAaaagatttcattcatttatggAAAGTGAATGTGAATCTCTACTTACACTTGATGTTCCGTCCGCAAGCGGTTAGTCTGCTTCAATTTGCGCATTGGAATTGAATTGACATTCACAGGTATAGGAACTAAAGCTCTTGATAAATTATCAGTTTGGAGATTTGGCCCATACTTGTCCATAAAGTGCTGTACATTTTCCTTGAAAGAATCATTGTTGAGTTTGATAGTAGGGATTTCCTCTTCTTCATCATCAATGATATATTTACTAGTTGCAAGCTCTTCAATGTCCTGCTCAATTTTTGGTGATTCAGGTTCTTCTATGAAGGGTTCACAATTTTGTGTTCTTAATTCAGATTCCAATTTCTTGTCAGACTCTAAAAGGGACTCTGATATTGGATTGACAACCACATCACCGTTTCCAGCTAAAGCAGAGTTTCCAACAGGTATTTTAGGGACAATGGATCTCTCTTCACCTTTCTTTGCTGGGCCTGGCAGGGCAATATTTGCACTGCATTCAAATTCTTGGATTAGATATCATTTAAAAACTGTACACTTGCAGTAAATACAAATTTAGAGGCTTACACGTTGTTGATGTATTCAACATAAAATAAGCTCTAGCGCGTTGAAAAGTCTAGGATGGATGTCAAGAATAGGAAAGATTGATTATACTaacaaatattaattatttaatctctatatttcATTAAAACCTTCAAATCATTTTTCCATGTTCTAGATACCCAAGTTTTGCTATGCCAGATGAGCATATAAAGTTCTTACTCAACAGTCTGAAATTAAGAAAAACTGCAAGGCAAAACCAGGTACAAACCTTGCAACTGCACTAGCATGATGTCTGCACTCAGCTCTCATTGGGCAAGCACCGCAATTTGGATTTTTCTTTGTGCAAAATACCTCCATAAAATGTAAAACGTTTTTCCACCATTCAGCCTTTTCATCAGAATCAGAAAGAAAATAACAAAACTGCATACCTTTCCAAAAGTTATCATATGATAGTGCAATTCATACCTGCATTTAATAATATATGGACTAGTAAATGTTGCATGCTTTTCAACTAAAACTCATAAATAGAACACACAGAAGCTATGGGAGATCATTAGTTAAAGTGGAAAATTGAAGATTACAGTGTTCTATGATCAAGTTCGCTTAGTCGGGGCCAGAGATATTTTTGAATGGAATCCATGATCGGGTACCTGTGCAAATCAAATATTACACTTCTTATTTAACTCTGAAAACATGAATATTGTTACTTGCTAGTAATGTGGTACTTGCTGTGCCTTGGTGGTGTTTTGGTATTGGCACTTACTCTTCTAAAAGATGAAACTGAAGGTCTCCAGGAAGTGGTTCCAAGGGGACCCATCCTAAACGCACTGATATCCGATCAACATTTACATCGACCTATTCAAAGGAGTAAATAAACTGCTAAGTTCAAGGCAAGCATCATTTGCAGGCGAATTATTGTGATATCATTTTTGGAACTTACTGGGAAAGCATTATTTCCAAGTGTCAAAAGCTGTACGCATTCCACACTTTTCAAGCCCAATCCCGGTATCTCCAACAGGTATGCCCTACATATTGAGAAATGTTCCCATGAAACATAAATcatccatcttatatatcatacAACATGTCTCTTACTTCACAAGATCAGGTGGTGCATATCGTAACCATTCGAGGTCGACGCTTCCATGATAATCAACTACTCGATTGAGGAAGTCCTGCAAAATTCAAGGATTTCTATTAGCATTTAAAAGATGATAGTGATTTAAGATTTGAGATGGCAAATTTTTTCATGCCTGAATTCGTTTTGCAATAATAGTATGCTGGCCCCTTCCTTTAATGATTTCCGCAATCTCAGTTAAGGGTGCTTGCCTAACTGCCTCCCAGTCCACAGTATCTGTTTGTTCCCTAGTTCTTGGCTTGGAATACATTCTTCTTAAATCATCCCAATCACTCTTTTCTACTTTTTTCTCTTGTACCTTTTCTTTCTTCCCTCCAGTAGTCTTTCTAGTCTTATCAACAGATCTCAAAGCACACCGGATTTTCATTACCAAATTAAGAGTTTTGAATACGGTTTCATTCAGTTCACTTTGGGTGTGTGGATTTCCTTTCATCTCAACTTCTGCTTCTGACATCTTCTCCTTGACTACATTTTCAGCTCGGCAACCTTCCATGAGTTCAGAATTATAGCTTTTATGGCATGCACTAGAAGAAGAACAAGACATTTCGAAGGAATCATCCAAGTCAGATGGAGTAGTTGATGTAGAGGAAGCATTGAGGCAATTTAACCTctttgattttgatattgaattCATATGCTCCATCCCTCTTGATGCATTTTCTGAGTTCTTACATCTCCATACTTTGTTTTTATGTCTATGATATTCTTGTGGCAAAGCAGTGTTTCCAAGGTCTTCAATATCTACCAAACTTGTTTCTTCTACCATATCAGCTGGGGTTTTTGGTTCAGGTTCAATGATAAAATATTGGTTACCATCTGAATCTTGTCTTGCTTTAGTTGACCCTTGGCTATTCTTGTTCTCTAGGTCATCAACAGATGCTTCTTCATTACTTGGCTTAACAGGAAACTTAGCAGCAAGTGACATGTATGCAGAACTGTCAACAAACAGCAGCAAGTTAAAAACTTTATATTCATATCTACTtttctttaataataatttaGAAACAAATAAACTTAGAAACTTTGTTACCTTGAAAGAAAATCTGAAACATTTTGAGTTAAGAAAACTCCGACCACTGAGTCCACTACTGATCCTTTCCAAGGTTTGAACCTTCTATCTCCTgtgaatatttatttgatttttagtTAATTTACTGATACCACATCAAAATTTCTCTTTCTTTGACAGTAATAAAAAACTAAATCAGTTGTGAACTTTTAGTAGGAAAGTACCAAGAACTACATGCATTTTGGAAGTAAATGAATCTACTCGTCCATGaaaaatttttctttcttcttcccacTTTTTCTGTTTTTCTTCATCTACATTTTCTTTACATGCACCATTATCTATTCCCATCAACAGATTCCATCGTCTTGCTGTCTCTGAGTCCAAAATAACCTTTGGTTTTGTCTTTTTGGTAGAATCAGAACTCTGATAGGGAACTATAGCACTTATATCAATGATCTTTAGCTTCTTAAATTTATGAATAAGCTCCTCTATCACATCCCCAGCTTTCTGATTAACACTACCCTTTTTGTTGAAGATTTTCAGTGGACCTGCCAAAACTTTAATAATATGTGCATATAAATGATGTATTACAATGATAATATATTGAGAGATGCATCAAGCTAAACATAAAAGAAGAATTCAATAAAAAGAAAAGTGGCAACATTATAACTAATAGGAAAGATTTGTTGATAAACCTGATTTTATTTGCTagaaaactttaaaatttaatcagtAATATAAAAGCAAGAACTCATTGTTTTTATATTGATTTCAATATTTCAGGTTTAGGTTCTTTACCCTAGAATTTTTGAACTAAAATTAGCAATGAGCTTAATAATGACATTATTTTCGTCATTCTGTTATTTTGAATAGACAAGTTCATAGAGAAAGTAAGTCTCAAAACTAGATCTCTAAAACTTGCAAATGAAATGCAATAAGATTTAATAAGCTCTAATTCTTATAACCTTACTAAAAATTCTAGCAA contains these protein-coding regions:
- the LOC110664680 gene encoding protein ROS1A: MEKQYVRKTESKKRRKPSTQQTSVIVGMQSDVGSFGGHKLLNDLDLYTNSFRWRSHGKRSVRSKIGFHRGSSWVQQLNFPKRCKRMRTKRQKKSVVSIMLGFLRLCGWMKKKRSKRFIERGNFSWLALIQMINNQILNIPLNQICSEFKKLPDPPQELGIGEGEGKVKHERNVPESSIEIPVRQALTNEEHEIPILTQNHEKKLTQNCIEIRPSPVNLKFQDVSSLKNKELQVAAKSKVLAGPLKIFNKKGSVNQKAGDVIEELIHKFKKLKIIDISAIVPYQSSDSTKKTKPKVILDSETARRWNLLMGIDNGACKENVDEEKQKKWEEERKIFHGRVDSFTSKMHVVLGDRRFKPWKGSVVDSVVGVFLTQNVSDFLSSSAYMSLAAKFPVKPSNEEASVDDLENKNSQGSTKARQDSDGNQYFIIEPEPKTPADMVEETSLVDIEDLGNTALPQEYHRHKNKVWRCKNSENASRGMEHMNSISKSKRLNCLNASSTSTTPSDLDDSFEMSCSSSSACHKSYNSELMEGCRAENVVKEKMSEAEVEMKGNPHTQSELNETVFKTLNLVMKIRCALRSVDKTRKTTGGKKEKVQEKKVEKSDWDDLRRMYSKPRTREQTDTVDWEAVRQAPLTEIAEIIKGRGQHTIIAKRIQDFLNRVVDYHGSVDLEWLRYAPPDLVKAYLLEIPGLGLKSVECVQLLTLGNNAFPVDVNVDRISVRLGWVPLEPLPGDLQFHLLEEYPIMDSIQKYLWPRLSELDHRTLYELHYHMITFGKVFCTKKNPNCGACPMRAECRHHASAVASANIALPGPAKKGEERSIVPKIPVGNSALAGNGDVVVNPISESLLESDKKLESELRTQNCEPFIEEPESPKIEQDIEELATSKYIIDDEEEEIPTIKLNNDSFKENVQHFMDKYGPNLQTDNLSRALVPIPVNVNSIPMRKLKQTNRLRTEHQVYEIPDNHELLRGLEKRECDDSLPFLLAIWRAGETPDSCEPPKKRCSSQGPEICNDLTCFYCQSILEDKDEIVRGTILIPCRTAMRGRFPLNGTYFQVNEVFADHETSYNPIIVPRSSIWYLKRRTVYIGTSPSAIFRGISSITEIQENFWRGFICVRGWDSKTRQPKPLCKRFHCPPSKMDKARKRPQII
- the LOC131169043 gene encoding receptor-like serine/threonine-protein kinase NCRK encodes the protein MVQQATHKVEQEILHFLSPNQKFFGWNFKKQDTVAQSTAEYECIAAATAINQAIWIRKVADAMIKSLSKGNFESLRKCSVFPVKMPRKSVERYDIFAVTLAWGPCPVMKETCLLHAFVAIKLLKAQGGLDANSVVSKEVEALSRLSLYVVPLLGHCLEFQGKHSETLLVFEYMPNVGAVRGLEYLHDAAAPRILHRDVKSTNILLDENWRAKITDLGMAKRLKADGFPSSSSSPTMQGTFVVYFTPEYEMVGGAGRLSCQTFSVLGSSP